Below is a genomic region from Fusarium oxysporum Fo47 chromosome XI, complete sequence.
ATAACAAGatcgacaacaacatcttCTTGTCTGGAGATAGTCATATGAACTGGGTATGGGATCACACCAGTCCTGTCTTAGTAACACCACTGACTCTTAGCAGGTATCTGATTTGGCGTGGCTGGGCACCAAGAAGTACAATCCAAAGACAGGAGAGGGTGCCATCGGGGCTGAGTTCGCAGGTACCGCGGTCAGCTCATGGGGTACGTCAGGCCTCAAAACGATCGAGCCTGACGCAGGAAAATTGTCTCGCAAAGCTATCGCCGAGAACAAAGAGCTATtctggcaagaaggatacTACCGTGGCTACTTTCACTTGTCCGTCGCTCCAAAGAAAGTCTCAGCTCAATTCTTTGGTAAGTCAAGCGACCATTGTGAATACTCGGCACGATACTAACAGGAAGAAAGGCTCACCATCCATTGCGACTCATAATGCTTGGGAGATCCCATTAGCTAATTTTACGGTTTTTGCTGGGGATAATCACATCCATCGGCCGAAGGATGGCGTCCAGGCTGAGTCTGGAGCCCTGAAGTCCGGGGAAATAAAGCACACGAATTTGACGTTGAATACTGAGACCGGAGTTTGGAAGGTTCAAGGCTTTGACAAGATGTACCTCAACCCAGAACCTAGTTTCCTTGGTTCATCCTAACCGACATGGCCAATCAGTGTCACGAAGTGTACACTAGTGTTGAGATTTGGTCACAGAGATATTGAAGATGGTTTATATGGTAAACACTATATACTATGCTTATCCCTTGTTGAAAATTAGATCAATTGTCGTAAAACGTGCTGAGCGTGTCCATAGCATGATAAAGTAATACCTAACCCTTGTATTCTGTCACTTCAATCTCGTCCTATCACCTACGATCAGCAGACTGATAATAGCGCTCGTGAGCCATTACTTACCTCGAACTCTCCAGGAATGATCAGACCGATGATAGCTCGGGTCTCCATGGACTTATGCCCCTTGACATACTGTTTGTACTCAGGTGCACCAGGGCGAAGGACATTATCTGCCACAATATGGCTTCCCTTCTTAAGCAATCCTAGCGATTCAACAACCTGGAGATCCGTGACATACAGTTCTTCGACGTGATCCAGAAACAGCATATCCACGCTTTCTAgttttccttcttccttcagtCGAGTAAGCGAATTGGCAGCCTTTCCCGTGATCACTTTTACGACATCTGATAGTCCTGCTAGATCGACAAGATTCATTGCGATACCTGCAAAAACCGGATCGGCTTCGAGACTCCAGTAGACGGCCTTATTCTTGGCGTCTTGGTTGTCATTATGCGCGTTTTTCAACGCATTTCCCAAGAATAGTGCTGAGTAACCAACGTAACCACCCAACTCAACAAAGACGCTGGGCTTTGTCTCAGTAATAAGAGTAGCGATCTTTTCTGCTTTGTCTGGGCCAATGTTGATCAGGAAGTCTCGCTGAGCAGCAAATTCGTCCATGGCCTCGCAGATTACATGGGGATTGTTGCGCATATTCGGGAAGTTTGGGTGGTCGTAAAGCCAGCGTAGAAGAACAGCTTCGCGACCATCATTCCACTTGAGAAACCACTTAGTCAGTGATTGAGCGACGCTTTCAGAAAATGGACCTACTTCAACGTATGCGTCTCCAAGCTCCTCCAGCTTTCGCATTGATGGATACTTTTTATATAGCTTCCTGCGTTCTTCCATGGTAAGTCGATTGTAGTTAGTACAGGATAATGGAGAGAGAGAAACCCATGGGATGCATAAGCACGGAGGACAACTCTTTTATTGTTTATCCATGCTTACACGGCAAGGGCAGAATGTGTGACATACCCTTGTAGATAGATAAGCAAGGCGAAAGGCGGGGTTTGTTGACGTTTCCTACCAGCCGCGCACACGTCTG
It encodes:
- a CDS encoding S-adenosyl-L-methionine-dependent methyltransferase, whose product is MEERRKLYKKYPSMRKLEELGDAYVEWNDGREAVLLRWLYDHPNFPNMRNNPHVICEAMDEFAAQRDFLINIGPDKAEKIATLITETKPSVFVELGGYVGYSALFLGNALKNAHNDNQDAKNKAVYWSLEADPVFAGIAMNLVDLAGLSDVVKVITGKAANSLTRLKEEGKLESVDMLFLDHVEELYVTDLQVVESLGLLKKGSHIVADNVLRPGAPEYKQYVKGHKSMETRAIIGLIIPGEFEDEIEVTEYKG